The Deltaproteobacteria bacterium genome includes a region encoding these proteins:
- a CDS encoding PIN domain-containing protein — translation MKDKVLVDTSIWIEFFKKKETPIKDDVVQLLKRGDACYTGIIALELCRGARTEREVSVLDNLFLSIEKITEREDTHKRAGLMGLDLAQKGITVGAVDLLIARLALENDLFLFSFDEHFHIIAKWFPLRLYKL, via the coding sequence GGATACATCCATCTGGATCGAATTTTTTAAAAAAAAAGAAACGCCCATTAAAGATGACGTGGTCCAACTCTTAAAGAGAGGAGATGCATGTTATACGGGGATCATTGCCTTGGAACTTTGCAGGGGTGCGAGGACAGAAAGAGAGGTTTCAGTCCTCGATAACCTTTTTTTGAGCATCGAAAAGATTACAGAGAGGGAAGATACTCACAAAAGGGCAGGTCTTATGGGCCTTGATTTGGCCCAAAAAGGGATAACTGTGGGGGCTGTAGATCTGTTGATCGCCCGCTTGGCCTTGGAAAATGATCTCTTTCTGTTTAGCTTTGATGAGCACTTTCACATCATAGCCAAATGGTTTCCTTTGAGACTCTACAAGTTATGA